A single window of Sparus aurata chromosome 12, fSpaAur1.1, whole genome shotgun sequence DNA harbors:
- the ccnb1 gene encoding G2/mitotic-specific cyclin-B1 produces the protein MALRVTRNRLASTRNDLGGKACSVTGPSLKPRAALGEIGNIAVNKETQKKTVKTEATKKTKVTAKVEKVVAVKPPKNVAPVEPEPEVQVLPEPASPTPMETSGCEPADLCQAFSDVILHTAIRDVDADDYENPMLCSEYVKDIYKYLRQLEVEQNVRPTYLQGKEVTGNMRAILIDWLVQVNLKFRLLQETMYMTVGIIDRFLQDHPVPKKQLQLVGVTAMFLASKYEEMYPPEISDFAYVTDKAYTTAQIRDMEMTILRVLKFQLGRPLPLQFLRRASKIYEVTADQHTLAKYLLELTMVDYEMVHFPPSMVASAALALTLKILDAGEWDVTLQHYMDYTAESLIPVMAHIAKNVVKVNEGLTKHIAIKGKYSTSKQMRIATIPQLKSSVVKDLAKQVNQ, from the exons ATGGCTCTTCGAGTAACCAGG AACCGCTTGGCTTCTACCAGGAATGACCTGGGTGGAAAGGCCTGCTCGGTCACCGGGCCTTCACTGAAGCCTCGAGCTGCGCTTGGAGAAATCGGAAACATCGCAGTCAACAAAGAAACGCAGAAAAAG accGTCAAGACAGAAGCCACGAAGAAGACCAAAGTCACCGCCAAAGTTGAGAAAGTAGTTGCTGTTAAACCACCAAAAAATGTGGCTCCCGTTGAACCTGAGCCAGAGGTGCAG GTTCTTCCGGAACCAGCATCCCCCACGCCAATGGAGACTTCAGGCTGTGAGCCTGCTGACCTCTGTCAAGCATTTTCAGACGTCATTCTGCACACGGCTATCAGGGATGTGGACGCAGATGACTACGAGAACCCCATGCTCTGCAGTGAATATGTGAAGGACATCTACAAGTACCTTCGACAGCTTGAG GTTGAGCAGAACGTCAGACCCACTTATCTGCAGGGCAAGGAGGTTACTGGAAACATGCGGGCCATTCTCATTGACTGGCTTGTACAGGTGAACCTCAAGTTCCGTCTGCTGCAGGAGACTATGTACATGACTGTGGGAATCATTGACCGCTTTCTTCAG GACCACCCAGTCCCCaagaagcagctgcagctggttgGTGTGACCGCCATGTTCCTTGCTTCCAAATACGAGGAGATGTATCCCCCTGAGATCTCAGACTTTGCCTATGTCACGGACAAGGCCTACACCACCGCCCAGATCCGAGACATGGAGATGACCATCCTCCGAGTACTGAAGTTCCAACTAGGACGCCCTCTTCCCCTGCAGTTCCTCCGACGGGCCTCAAAGATTTACGAG GTGACTGCTGATCAACACACCCTGGCAAAATACCTCCTGGAGCTGACCATGGTTGACTATGAGATGGTTCACTTCCCACCTTCCATGGTGGCAAGTGCTGCTTTGGCTCTTACACTAAAGATCTTAGACGCTGGTGAATGG GATGTGACACTGCAGCACTACATGGACTACACAGCAGAGAGTTTGATTCCTGTGATGGCACACATTGCCAAAAATGTTGTAAAAGTGAACGAGGGGCTGACCAAACACATA GCCATTAAAGGTAAATACTCGACTTCGAAGCAGATGAGGATCGCTACCATCCCGCAGCTCAAATCTTCAGTGGTGAAAGATCTTGCAAAGCAAGTCAACCAGTGA